From a single Myotis daubentonii chromosome 5, mMyoDau2.1, whole genome shotgun sequence genomic region:
- the LOC132235357 gene encoding LOW QUALITY PROTEIN: RNA polymerase-associated protein RTF1 homolog (The sequence of the model RefSeq protein was modified relative to this genomic sequence to represent the inferred CDS: substituted 1 base at 1 genomic stop codon) has protein sequence MAKKRKGRVAINLDMEDSGSDENLDQKLLPLAKRKRSDSEEKEPPVSRPAASSDSETSDSDDECTFGSNKNKKGKARKIEKKGTMKKQVNKTASSGSLDKDSSAESSAPEEGEVSDSDSNSSSSSSDSDSSSEDEEFHDGYGEDLMGDEEDRARLEQMTEKEREQELFNRIEKREVLKRRFEIKKKLKTAKKKEKKEKQEEQEKKKLTQIQESQVTSHNKERRSKWDEKLDKNSQAMEELKAEREKWKNRTAELLAKKQPLKTSDVYSDDEEEEEDDKSSEKTDRSSRTPSSDEEEMPPKSQPVSLPEELNRVRLSRHKLEHWCHTPFFAKTVTGCFVRIGIGNHNSKPVYRVAEITGVVETAKVYQLGGTRTNKGLQLRHGDARRVFRLEFVSNQAFTESEFMKWKEAMFSAGMQLPTLDEISKKELSIKEALNYRFNDQDIEEIVKEKERFREAPLNYAKKKTQLLKEKAMAEDLGDQDKAKQIQDQLNELEARAEALHRQWTKNMSAISYINQRNRKWNIVKSEKALVAESHNMENQQMDPFTRRKCTPIVISNSRSPAVQAAILAQLNAKYGSGVLPDAPKEMSKGQGKDKDLNSKSASDLSEDLFKVHDFDVKIDLXVPSSESKALAITSKAPPAKDGAPRRSLNLEDYKRRRGLI, from the coding sequence ATGGCAAAGAAGCGGAAAGGCCGCGTGGCGATCAACTTGGACATGGAGGACAGCGGCAGCGACGAGAACCTGGATCAGAAGCTCTTGCCCCTGGCAAAGCGGAAGCGCAGTGACTCTGAGGAGAAGGAGCCACCTGTCAGTCGGCCTGCAGCCTCCTCAGACTCTGAGACGTCAGACAGTGATGATGAGTGCACGTTCGGgagcaataaaaataagaaaggaaaggccagaaaaatagagaagaaaggaaCCATGAAGAAACAGGTCAATAAAACTGCTTCATCAGGCAGTTTGGACAAAGACAGTTCAGCTGAGAGCTCAGCCCCTGAGGAAGGTGAAGTGTCTGACTCTGACAGCAACAGCTCCTCCTCCAGTTCAGACTCTGACTCCTCTTCTGAAGATGAAGAGTTCCATGATGGCTATGGGGAAGACCTCATGGGGGATGAGGAGGACAGGGCTCGTCTGGAGCAGatgacagagaaggaaagagagcaagaaCTCTTCAACCGCATTGAGAAGAGGGAGGTGTTGAAAAGAAgatttgaaattaagaaaaaactaaaaacagccaaaaagaaagaaaaaaaggaaaagcaagaagagcaagaaaagaaaaagctgacaCAGATTCAAGAATCTCAGGTAACATCCCACAACAAGGAACGGCGTTCCAAATGGGATGAGAAACTAGATAAAAATTCGCAAGCCATGGAGGAgctaaaagcagagagagagaaatggaagaacAGAACAGCTGAGCTCCTCGCCAAAAAACAGCCATTAAAAACCAGTGACGTATACTCTGacgatgaggaggaggaagaagatgacAAATCCAGTGAAAAGACAGACCGCTCATCCCGAACACCATCCTCTGATGAAGAAGAGATGCCTCCGAAATCACAACCAGTGTCCTTACCCGAAGAACTGAATCGGGTTCGGTTATCACGGCATAAGCTGGAACATTGGTGTCATACGCCCTTCTTTGCTAAAACTGTCACAGGATGTTTTGTACGGATTGGCATTGGAAACCACAACAGCAAACCAGTTTACCGGGTTGCTGAGATCACGGGTGTTGTGGAAACCGCCAAGGTTTACCAGCTTGGTGGCACCAGAACAAACAAAGGGCTACAGCTACGGCATGGCGATGCCCGACGGGTATTCCGCCTAGAGTTTGTCTCAAACCAAGCATTCACTGAAAGCGAATTCATGAAGTGGAAAGAAGCGATGTTTTCTGCTGGCATGCAGTTGCCCACTCTAGATGAAATCAGTAAGAAGGAATTATCTATTAAAGAAGCTCTTAATTATAGATTCAATGATCAAGACATTGAAGAGattgtaaaagagaaagaaaggttcAGGGAAGCTCCACTTAACTATGCCAAGAAGAAGACTCAGCTGCTAAAGGAAAAGGCCATGGCGGAGGACCTGGGGGATCAGGACAAGGCCAAACAAATCCAAGACCAGCTGAATGAGCTGGAGGCGCGGGCAGAGGCCCTGCACCGCCAGTGGACCAAGAACATGTCTGCTATTAGTTACATCAACCAGCGGAACCGGAAATGGAATATTGTGAAGTCTGAGAAGGCCCTTGTGGCTGAAAGTCACAACATGGAAAACCAACAGATGGATCCCTTTACCAGGCGGAAATGCACACCTATCGTCATTTCTAATTCCAGAAGCCCAGCTGTTCAAGCTGCCATCTTGGCCCAGCTGAATGCAAAGTATGGTTCTGGAGTGTTACCAGATGCCCCAAAGGAAATGAGCAAGGGTCAGGGAAAGGATAAAGATTTGAATTCTAAGTCAGCCAGTGACCTCTCAGAAGACTTATTCAAAGTACATGATTTCGATGTGAAGATTGATTTATAAGTTCCCAGCTCAGAGTCAAAGGCTTTGGCCATCACCTCCAAGGCTCCACCAGCCAAGGATGGGGCTCCAAGGAGATCTCTGAACTTGGAAGACTACAAAAGACGACGGGGGCTTATTTGA